Part of the Zerene cesonia ecotype Mississippi chromosome 3, Zerene_cesonia_1.1, whole genome shotgun sequence genome is shown below.
CTCTGATAGCGCTCTAAAAATTGTGCTTTGACTTTTCAAATGAATGTAGGACTATACTAAACTtctgtaataattaatgaaacatttacTGATTTCTCTttgaattcatattaattacgcacgattcaatttattttcatcaatatGGGCGTTAAATTAAGACTCAAATCCGTCTGCGTAGGCCTTTTTATCTCGCTTTCAAGCGGCAAAAAGCTCTTATTATCAAAGATTTTAAAGGGATGTCTACgctaatgaaaatgttttagtaatcatattttattcttaattttgtatatagtaATTACATCCGATGAGATACATAAGTGTCTATTTATGTCAGTcgagtttttatttcagtttttttacTTCTATAGAAAAGATAaagaagatataatataatttatttctacctAATTTCAGATTATTTGCGAGCGAGGTCCGATGACATTTATGTAGATGCACCATACGAAGATCGTGTGCTGTGTAAGTATGGAagcacttttatttattttagaggACTGTAAATAAGTGCTATGCGGTACCTTGCCcgcgtcatcatcatcatcattcaaaggaaattcccatgCAGATAAGATGTTTGACCGGGGCAAAAAGTACTTTAAGCCTAACTATCTCCAAAAACCCATATCATAGAATTGCGTTGTGATGTTTAGTTGTAGTACGGTAAACTATTAAGTAGATAATTAGATATGCACTCTGTAATACAAAACATTCCATTATGAGAAGATACGTAtcaataagtttataatatataaaatatagtcacTTATACAGACCCTACAATAAGCCAATAATAACACTCCTGCAGTGTAAAGAGTTATTTTTGAGCCTAATTTaatcaagataataaaattaaaaataggttATAAGTTTTCTTATATGATtggatattaataattaaaattagagATTATTGTTTTCGTTTATACAAACTCGAAATATCTGTTAtcttctgtattttttttaaccgacattCCCAAAAAGACAAAGAAGGTTttctactatattttttttggctTCTTTCAAATCGATTGGCGCCGTGATGCTTTTGAGACGTGTTTGATGagaaattgttatcatttggTTCTATAAGAGAATCTAAAGTGATGTTTCGCTCTCCAGTGACGTTGTATACCCTTTGGTATGAAAAAATGTTGATGCtacaattctttttttttagatttctttCGTACCCCATTGCAACAGCTGTACCCAGACATGCCTACAatacaagaatataaaaagagaACGGCAAACATATTCAAAAGTAagtcaaaatgaaataaaaaatcaagcaAGGGAAATATGTGGTATACAGAGAAACTTTCTTGTTGGAATTTTGTACAAACTGTTTTTATCCATTTTGTACTTCTAccaaactatttaaatttattaacataaaccGAATCTCAAGTAATGTCATAGTCTCATACCATCTTTTAGTTTCGCTTTTAATTctctatcatattattttctatacgtTATAGGTGGAAAATAACGCCTAtatcatatttgtaattaagttTAGTCTTCTTTTCGATATAAATTTTTGGCaaatcgatttaaatttgattaatggAATGAAAGcgccattaattaaatttgtgaaaGACTTTTTAAGGTCTTGGTTTAATATTGGAATGTAGCtatcatttacaaaatataaatatttttagattatatttaaaaacagtttttaagtgattttttttttataattgacttTCGGCTTTAAAAATCGTATGTaatgaatgtttatatatgttttacagACCATATGCTCAACAGAGAGCCTGGAGGTGTACCAAATAAACGTACGTCCAAGACTGGTCTTTCACTTCTTATGCAGAGCAAGCAGGATTCACATCCTACGTAAGCATATCATCATCAACTCGTATTTGTTCCTACTGCATCGACAAAGGTAgccttttttatgaaatagtgggcaactaagctggtggttcgcctgatgggaATCGATCACCGCCCGATGAACATTAATGGGTAGCGCTGTAAATGCCTTGCTCGCGTTTATGGGGTataggataaggaaaggattgagaACAGTAATAAAGTAATAGATCGGAAAGGGTGTGGAAAAGGTCACGGCCCTCCGGTAGCCTATGAAGGTTTAGAGTGGATAGTCCACGACGCTGGCCATGTTGTATGTGTAAGTTTTTAGTTCTTGCAGATTCTTGATGTTTTCTTCGTCGAATGTAGCTGTAACACTTTGATCACTTTCTAACTGGTGATGCGTCTCTGTTGCCtctttattgataatatatttgctGGCATTTTGTAACCCTTAAAAATTATcactaaactataaatatataactatgagaatattggaataaaaattgGCCAAAGTTGTTCCTTATTTCTGGCTCCTATCTGGCTGTGAAAGTCCCGTCAgagtttgtaaaaaaatataaagcattatGTTGCGATATAATAGATAGAAtagtagatattttaaaattaaatgtttatttaagttCAGAGACCCATTACTGTTATTGACCGTTGCCAACTCCCAGCTAACTTCACCTAACAAGTTGTGATAGAAGCAAGTTAATTACGAAATAAAGTGACATTTTCCAATTGCGGTTCCTTTGAAACCTCGACACAGTATTTGCCtttaattagttaaattgCAGTCAAATATTCTGTACAATCGGGGATTTTGTGCTAGACAAGGGTTATTGAGGCCTCGGCAGAAAGGCAAAAGGTATTTTGGAGTAAGGCATGATGGAGAACTAGGCAAATAGTTGCATCGTAGAAATGTGTTGTCAGAATTATTGTATATGAGAGAAAGTTAATTTGTAGAACACAGTCAATATGGAATACACTAAAGAAGTTGTAGGTTTATGATAagtttagattttaattttgaataggCTACCTCTAGACAGACGTACCTTCAACTAGATTACATCGCAGGTTTCCATCAAGTGAGTCTGTGATTAAAT
Proteins encoded:
- the LOC119837904 gene encoding uncharacterized protein LOC119837904, translated to MCDSLASSLFINKMRETFIPIMLLFAVALSARGSDLGKDGFNYYKDYLRARSDDIYVDAPYEDRVLYFFRTPLQQLYPDMPTIQEYKKRTANIFKNHMLNREPGGVPNKRTSKTGLSLLMQSKQDSHPTGGDEHYCLYG